One Nitrospira sp. DNA window includes the following coding sequences:
- the cmk gene encoding (d)CMP kinase, translating into MIIAIDGPAGVGKSTVAKLLAARLGYLYLDTGALYRAIAWHVLRHGIDPSDREQVTASLPTLSVQMLFHNGSMRVLVNDADVTGELRTPEVTAAASVVSAIPEVREWLLPVQRQIGQRGSVVAEGRDIGTRIFPSAPVKFFLEADATVRAERRHRELVAAGHGGPMEKTYQDLSGRDERDRTRAVAPLMPAPDARLIDTSSLRIEDVVEQMLAVVAAAS; encoded by the coding sequence GTGATTATCGCTATTGATGGACCAGCCGGAGTCGGCAAGAGCACGGTGGCCAAATTGTTAGCGGCCCGCCTGGGTTATCTCTATCTTGATACCGGAGCGCTGTATCGGGCGATTGCCTGGCATGTCCTGCGTCACGGGATCGACCCGTCCGATCGGGAGCAGGTGACTGCGTCTCTTCCGACGCTGTCGGTTCAGATGCTGTTTCATAACGGGTCGATGCGGGTATTGGTCAATGATGCGGATGTGACCGGTGAATTGCGCACGCCGGAAGTCACTGCCGCCGCGTCCGTGGTATCGGCCATTCCGGAAGTCAGAGAATGGTTGTTGCCGGTGCAACGCCAAATCGGGCAGCGCGGGTCGGTGGTGGCGGAAGGCCGGGATATCGGGACCAGGATTTTCCCCTCCGCGCCCGTGAAGTTTTTTCTGGAGGCCGATGCGACCGTGCGGGCTGAGCGCCGCCATCGTGAGCTGGTCGCCGCGGGACATGGCGGGCCGATGGAGAAAACCTATCAGGATCTGTCCGGACGTGATGAGCGGGATCGGACTCGCGCCGTGGCGCCGTTGATGCCGGCTCCCGATGCGCGGCTGATTGATACCTCCTCATTGCGGATCGAGGATGTGGTGGAGCAGATGCTGGCCGTGGTGGCAGCCGCATCGTGA